A window of Thermoproteus sp. genomic DNA:
AGACAGCTCCGCCTATGGCAGCTAGAGCCGCCAATATGGGTACCAGATAGACGCTGGGCTTCAACAACGGCTGGACTATCCGTTTGAACCAGCCGAAGAGGAAGTAGAGCCCTATCCCGGCAGTGAGTATGCCTAACAGTATGCCGGCGCCTACCATAAAGCCGAGGTAGAACACAGAGACGAACGCGGGCGGCCTGATGTCGGCGGGCCAGGAGTAGTATCCCCAGAACTGCGCGTTGGGGTTGCCGTAGGCCACGAGGCCGGTCAATGGGTCCGTCCTCAAGCCGGACCAATACATGCCCTCTAACGCGGCGAGCTTCAACGGGTCGTGCTCAAGCACCAACTCGCCCTGGAAGTGGCCCAAGACGAGCCCCTCTATGGCCGTGAGTATGGCCACCGTGGGCACTACGACTCTAAGCAGTTTGTACTGCCACTCCTTCTTTTCCTTTAAGTACATGTAGAGCACCACGCCGATGACGCCGGACCAGCTGAGTATGACCGCGGCCAATATGCCATGGAAGATGAAGACGTTGGCGCCCCACCAGAATATATTCCAAGCGTCGGTGGGGTTCTGGAAGAACACCAAATAGGTTATTGCGCCGGCCACGTTCTTGCCCTGCGCGGCCAGATTCACTATCTGGAGGCCCGGCGGGGCCACGCTCAAGGCCGACATAACAGCGAGGATGTTGTAGGCAGAGTAGTATCCGCCAAATGCAGCCAGGATGCCTATTATCCAATGGACCCACTGATTGGAGAAGCGGTTCCAGGTAAAGGTGTAGAGGGGCAGGAATATCACCTCGAATAAAAATGCGAAGAGCTCCAGGAAGAAGGGGAGGGCTATAGCTGTGCCTATTAGCGCTATGAAGTTAGACCATAAAGTGACCAGCCCGAACTCCACGAGGGTTCCAAAGGCCGCGCCTACGCCGAAGAATATGGTAGCAACGATATTGAACTTCCTGGCTAGATTTAACCAGTCTTGGTCGTGATGTCTAAGCCATAAATACTCGGCGATGACTGCGAGGGCTATGGTGCCGAGGAAGGACGACGCCAACGCCAAATGCGCCAGCACGCCTATAGCGCTTACCAGTCTGGCCAGATCTATTTCGAATGGGGTGGGCATGTATTGTGGAATACAATCCTTAATAAGTTTTGTTTTTCTTCGTCTTTGACACTAGAAGCGATTTTCAATTATGGGCCCATTCTATATACACGTATTTTTCTTTTGCCTAAAGTCCTGTATGTAGACGAGACGAGACCTCTTGTCGATAACGAGGCCAGGGCTTTATACACGCCGCGAAGAGTCGGCCTTCTGCCCAGGGCGTTCCATATCTCGTATGCCGTCATCTCTCTGCCTTTTAGGAGCTCTAATATCTGCGCCTGTAGTCCCCCGAGGCTTTTGGCCCTCCTCAAATAGGGCCTCCTGACGCCAGTGCCAGTTATGACGGCCACGGCGCCCTTCTCAGAGGAGGCAGCCACATAGGCCATGGCCGAAAGCGGCTTAGCGTATACCCCCCGCCTTGCCAGCTCCACGGCCGCCCTGACGGCCTCCTCAGCCTCTACCTCCACAAGCTTGGCCCCCCTTTCGGCGAGCCATAGGGCTATCTTTGAGGGCGGGGCCCCCTTATGTATGGCTAGAAGCAGTTGGGGCGGAGAGGCGAAGCCCCACTCCTCGAGGTCCCTAAAGCCCTCGTAGACTGCCAGAGCCAATATGCCGCTTTCCAGCGGGAAGGCTACTGCCTCAAGGCGTTTTGAGCCTTCGTGGAGCTCGTAGGCGAGCGTCTTAATGCCGGCGAGGAAGTAGGGCTCTCCATATTCCAAGTCCGGCCTTGGCGCCTTGCCGAAACGGATATCGATCGACGGGAGCAACGCCAACGACAAGAAATCTGTATAGGCCGCCGCCGCGGGGTCTATATATATATCCACTGCCACGCCCTTTGCGGATAGATATGTAGCGATGGAGATGGCGAAGTCCTCTTGGAAGTCTAAAACCGCCCTGTCCCCATTATATGTAGACGCCAATACGGCAGATCCCCTATCCATAATCGAGCCGGTTGGGTTCTTTGACTCGTCCTTGACAAGGACCCCGCCGACCTTCTTGAGGGGCGTCAGCCCCTCGCCCAACGAGATGCCCCTCTTAACGCCGAGCGCCGATGAGTAGCGCCATATATTCGGCTCGGACTTGTCGACCTCTAGCTTGCGGGGAGGCTCTGGTATCAATGGGAAGCCGCATTTGGGGCACCTCTTCTCCAAGCCCCTATAGCCGCACCTAGGGCAACGAAACATCTAGCTCCTTTACCAACTCGGCGGCGGCGCGCTCCACCGTCTCTTTAGACCCAAGGCGGGGTGTCCAGCCGGCGTACTCCTCTATCTTCTTTATGCTCAACAGCATGACCTTGACGTCGCCGGGCCAGCCCCGCCCGTCGGGGGTAGCGGGCTTGAAGACAAATTTGGGCGAGAGGCCCATGGCTCTGGCCACTGCGGCCGCTATGTCTCTCACCGACGCCGCATCTCTATTGCCTATATTTAACGCCAGAAACGGCTTGTCGTCGCCCATGAACTTACGCCAAGCCGCCAGGGTGGCCTCTACGGCCTCTGAGACGTGTAGATACGATTTGGTCTGAGTTCCGTCGCCCAATATTTCAAGCACCTCCGGACTTCTCTTCAGCTTCATTATGAAGTCGTAGATAGCGCCGTGTCTAAGCCTGGGTCCCACTATATTTGCGTACCTCAACGCGAGGCACCTCACGCCGTAGAGCCTGCCGTAAGTCCCGCAGAGCGTCTCGCCGGCCGCCTTAGCGGCTCCGTAGACCGATATGGGGGCGATCGGCGCGTCTTCAGGCGTCGGGAGCTGGGCGGCGTCGCCGTATACGGTAGAGGACGAGGCGAACACCACCACGCCGACTCCCCGCCTCCTGGCCCACTCCAACACGTTGAAGGTCGCCACTACGTTCTCGTCGAAATGTACTTTGGGGTCGGTGGTGCTGACTCTGACCTCAGGGTTTGCGGCCAGATGAAAGACCGCATCGGCCTTCTCGAGCCCTTCGCCCCACGTCGGGTCCTTTAAGTCTCTGACCGCCAAGCGAGCTTGCGGATTTATATGTTCCCTCCTGCCCGTGGATAGGTTATCTACGACCACCACCTCATGTCCCATCTCGACCAGCCTATCGACAAGGTGAGAACCTATAAAGCCCGCGCCCCCCGTGACTATCACCTTCATATGGGGTATATGTCACCGCTA
This region includes:
- a CDS encoding cytochrome ubiquinol oxidase subunit I, whose translation is MPTPFEIDLARLVSAIGVLAHLALASSFLGTIALAVIAEYLWLRHHDQDWLNLARKFNIVATIFFGVGAAFGTLVEFGLVTLWSNFIALIGTAIALPFFLELFAFLFEVIFLPLYTFTWNRFSNQWVHWIIGILAAFGGYYSAYNILAVMSALSVAPPGLQIVNLAAQGKNVAGAITYLVFFQNPTDAWNIFWWGANVFIFHGILAAVILSWSGVIGVVLYMYLKEKKEWQYKLLRVVVPTVAILTAIEGLVLGHFQGELVLEHDPLKLAALEGMYWSGLRTDPLTGLVAYGNPNAQFWGYYSWPADIRPPAFVSVFYLGFMVGAGILLGILTAGIGLYFLFGWFKRIVQPLLKPSVYLVPILAALAAIGGAVSAESGRYPFILVQSTPSADGPPQITGVPVNTAVVNPTLQMSPLLAALIIIVEVAMPVLAGYMVYLALAKPPKALKRALGEY
- a CDS encoding pyridoxal-5'-phosphate-dependent protein subunit beta: MFRCPRCGYRGLEKRCPKCGFPLIPEPPRKLEVDKSEPNIWRYSSALGVKRGISLGEGLTPLKKVGGVLVKDESKNPTGSIMDRGSAVLASTYNGDRAVLDFQEDFAISIATYLSAKGVAVDIYIDPAAAAYTDFLSLALLPSIDIRFGKAPRPDLEYGEPYFLAGIKTLAYELHEGSKRLEAVAFPLESGILALAVYEGFRDLEEWGFASPPQLLLAIHKGAPPSKIALWLAERGAKLVEVEAEEAVRAAVELARRGVYAKPLSAMAYVAASSEKGAVAVITGTGVRRPYLRRAKSLGGLQAQILELLKGREMTAYEIWNALGRRPTLRGVYKALASLSTRGLVSSTYRTLGKRKIRVYRMGP
- a CDS encoding NAD-dependent epimerase/dehydratase family protein; its protein translation is MKVIVTGGAGFIGSHLVDRLVEMGHEVVVVDNLSTGRREHINPQARLAVRDLKDPTWGEGLEKADAVFHLAANPEVRVSTTDPKVHFDENVVATFNVLEWARRRGVGVVVFASSSTVYGDAAQLPTPEDAPIAPISVYGAAKAAGETLCGTYGRLYGVRCLALRYANIVGPRLRHGAIYDFIMKLKRSPEVLEILGDGTQTKSYLHVSEAVEATLAAWRKFMGDDKPFLALNIGNRDAASVRDIAAAVARAMGLSPKFVFKPATPDGRGWPGDVKVMLLSIKKIEEYAGWTPRLGSKETVERAAAELVKELDVSLP